From the Solanum lycopersicum chromosome 10, SLM_r2.1 genome, one window contains:
- the LOC101267451 gene encoding GRF1-interacting factor 3 isoform X1, which translates to MQYLDENKTLILAILDHQNLGKLAECAQYQAKLQKNLMYLAAIADAQPQSPAIPTQMAPHPAMQQGGFYMQHPQAAAMTQQQGMFTSKMPLQFNNPQQLHDQQQLQHQQLQRQQQGMQLGGANSGMHSILGVTSNVSQLTTSGAGDARGGNKQDNSETDPSGADGQASSVTAQVSEERK; encoded by the exons ATGCAGTACCTAGACGAGAACAAGACATTGATTTTGGCCATATTGGACCATCAAAATCTTGGGAAACTAGCTGAATGTGCACA GTACCAGGCTAAACTTCAGAAGAACTTGATGTACTTGGCCGCTATTGCTGATGCTCAACCACAATCACCAGCTATTCCAACGCAA ATGGCTCCTCATCCTGCAATGCAACAAGGAGGATTTTACATGCAGCACCCTCAAGCTGCAGCGATGACTCAACAACAGGGTATGTTTACTTCAAAGATGCCACTGCAGTTCAACAACCCCCAGCAACTACACGATCAGCAGCAGCTTCAACATCAACAACTACAGCGCCAGCAGCAAGGTATGCAACTTGGAGGTGCCAACAGTGGAATGCACTCCATTCTTGGTGTTACAAGTAATGTTAGCCAGCTTACAACTTCAGGTGCCGGTGATGCACGTGGAGGAAACAAACAAGACAACTCTGAAACTGACCCTTCGGGTGCTGATGGTCAGGCTAGCTCGGTCACTGCCCAAGTCTCAGAAGAACGCAAGTGA
- the LOC101267451 gene encoding GRF1-interacting factor 3 isoform X2 produces the protein MQQPPSMMPSFPSANITTEQIQKYLDENKTLILAILDHQNLGKLAECAQYQAKLQKNLMYLAAIADAQPQSPAIPTQMAPHPAMQQGGFYMQHPQAAAMTQQQGMFTSKMPLQFNNPQQLHDQQQLQHQQLQRQQQGMQLGGANSGMHSILGVTSNVSQLTTSGAGDARGGNKQDNSETDPSGADGQASSVTAQVSEERK, from the exons ATGCAGCAACCACCATCGATGATGCCATCTTTTCCTTCTGCTAATATCACTACTGAGCAGATTCAAAAG TACCTAGACGAGAACAAGACATTGATTTTGGCCATATTGGACCATCAAAATCTTGGGAAACTAGCTGAATGTGCACA GTACCAGGCTAAACTTCAGAAGAACTTGATGTACTTGGCCGCTATTGCTGATGCTCAACCACAATCACCAGCTATTCCAACGCAA ATGGCTCCTCATCCTGCAATGCAACAAGGAGGATTTTACATGCAGCACCCTCAAGCTGCAGCGATGACTCAACAACAGGGTATGTTTACTTCAAAGATGCCACTGCAGTTCAACAACCCCCAGCAACTACACGATCAGCAGCAGCTTCAACATCAACAACTACAGCGCCAGCAGCAAGGTATGCAACTTGGAGGTGCCAACAGTGGAATGCACTCCATTCTTGGTGTTACAAGTAATGTTAGCCAGCTTACAACTTCAGGTGCCGGTGATGCACGTGGAGGAAACAAACAAGACAACTCTGAAACTGACCCTTCGGGTGCTGATGGTCAGGCTAGCTCGGTCACTGCCCAAGTCTCAGAAGAACGCAAGTGA